One Siniperca chuatsi isolate FFG_IHB_CAS linkage group LG5, ASM2008510v1, whole genome shotgun sequence DNA window includes the following coding sequences:
- the LOC122876659 gene encoding phosphatidylinositol transfer protein beta isoform isoform X3 yields the protein MTSAAISGRWAVTVVSKGTSYDGRHQGVYQVGQLFSVAEASKNETGGGEGIEVLKNEPYEKDGEKGQYTHKIYHLKSKVPGFVKLLAPEGSLVFHEKAWNAYPYCKTIVTNEYMKDNFFIKIETWHKPDLGTQENVHQLDSSTWQDVTVVPIDIADRSQVSTADYKPDEDPAKFKSVKTGRGPLGPTWKKELVNKTDCPRMCAYKLVTVKFKWWGLQTKVENFIHEQEKRIFTNFHRQLFCWIDKWVELTMDDIRQMEAETQRELDELRKQGEIRGTSAADE from the exons ATGACGTCAGCAGCAATCAGCGGTCGCTGGGCAGTAACTGTAGTTTCGAAAGGAACAAGCTACGATGGTCGTCATCAAGGAGTA tatcaaGTTGGACAGCTGTTCTCAGTGGCTGAAGCAAGTAAAAATGAGACTGGTGGTGGTGAGGGCATTGAGGTACTCAAGAATGAGCCCTATGAAAAAGATGGTGAGAAAGGACAGTATACACACAAAATCTACCACCTAAAGAG TAAAGTCCCAGGATTTGTCAAGCTGTTAGCCCCTGAGGGCTCCTTGGTATTCCATGAAAAAGCCTGGAATGCCTACCCCTACTGCAAAACTA TTGTGACG AATGAGTATATGAAAGACAATTTCTTCATTAAGATTGAGACTTGGCACAAACCAGACCTTGGAACACAAGAAAAT GTGCACCAACTAGACAGTTCCACGTGGCAGGATGTAACTGTTGTGCCCATTGACATCGCAGACAGAAGTCAAGTGTCTACTGCT GACTACAAGCCAGATGAGGATCCTGCCAAGTTCAAGTCAGTTAAGACCGGCAGAGGACCCCTTGGGCCCACCTGGAAG AAAGAGCTGGTTAATAAGACTGACTGCCCAAGGATGTGTGCCTACAAACTGGTCACAGTCAAGTTCAAGTGGTGGGGCCTGCAGACCAAAGTGGAGAACTTCATCCATGAG CAAGAGAAGAGGATCTTCACTAACTTCCACCGCCAGCTCTTCTGTTGGATTGATAAGTGGGTGGAGCTGACTATGGATGATATCCGGCAGATGgaggcagagacacagagggagctGGACGAG CTTCGCAAACAGGGTGAAATACGAGGAACCAGTGCTGCAGACGAATGA
- the LOC122876659 gene encoding phosphatidylinositol transfer protein beta isoform isoform X5 — protein MVVIKEYRVVLPCSVEEYQVGQLFSVAEASKNETGGGEGIEVLKNEPYEKDGEKGQYTHKIYHLKSKVPGFVKLLAPEGSLVFHEKAWNAYPYCKTIVTNEYMKDNFFIKIETWHKPDLGTQENVHQLDSSTWQDVTVVPIDIADRSQVSTADYKPDEDPAKFKSVKTGRGPLGPTWKKELVNKTDCPRMCAYKLVTVKFKWWGLQTKVENFIHEQEKRIFTNFHRQLFCWIDKWVELTMDDIRQMEAETQRELDEMRKQGSVRGTKAADK, from the exons ATGGTCGTCATCAAGGAGTA CCGTGTGGTTTTACCCTGTAGTGTTGAGGAG tatcaaGTTGGACAGCTGTTCTCAGTGGCTGAAGCAAGTAAAAATGAGACTGGTGGTGGTGAGGGCATTGAGGTACTCAAGAATGAGCCCTATGAAAAAGATGGTGAGAAAGGACAGTATACACACAAAATCTACCACCTAAAGAG TAAAGTCCCAGGATTTGTCAAGCTGTTAGCCCCTGAGGGCTCCTTGGTATTCCATGAAAAAGCCTGGAATGCCTACCCCTACTGCAAAACTA TTGTGACG AATGAGTATATGAAAGACAATTTCTTCATTAAGATTGAGACTTGGCACAAACCAGACCTTGGAACACAAGAAAAT GTGCACCAACTAGACAGTTCCACGTGGCAGGATGTAACTGTTGTGCCCATTGACATCGCAGACAGAAGTCAAGTGTCTACTGCT GACTACAAGCCAGATGAGGATCCTGCCAAGTTCAAGTCAGTTAAGACCGGCAGAGGACCCCTTGGGCCCACCTGGAAG AAAGAGCTGGTTAATAAGACTGACTGCCCAAGGATGTGTGCCTACAAACTGGTCACAGTCAAGTTCAAGTGGTGGGGCCTGCAGACCAAAGTGGAGAACTTCATCCATGAG CAAGAGAAGAGGATCTTCACTAACTTCCACCGCCAGCTCTTCTGTTGGATTGATAAGTGGGTGGAGCTGACTATGGATGATATCCGGCAGATGgaggcagagacacagagggagctGGACGAG ATGCGTAAGCAGGGGTCTGTGCGAGGTACAAAGGCTGCAGACAAGTAG
- the LOC122876659 gene encoding phosphatidylinositol transfer protein beta isoform isoform X4, whose protein sequence is MVVIKEYRVVLPCSVEEYQVGQLFSVAEASKNETGGGEGIEVLKNEPYEKDGEKGQYTHKIYHLKSKVPGFVKLLAPEGSLVFHEKAWNAYPYCKTIVTNEYMKDNFFIKIETWHKPDLGTQENVHQLDSSTWQDVTVVPIDIADRSQVSTADYKPDEDPAKFKSVKTGRGPLGPTWKKELVNKTDCPRMCAYKLVTVKFKWWGLQTKVENFIHEQEKRIFTNFHRQLFCWIDKWVELTMDDIRQMEAETQRELDELRKQGEIRGTSAADE, encoded by the exons ATGGTCGTCATCAAGGAGTA CCGTGTGGTTTTACCCTGTAGTGTTGAGGAG tatcaaGTTGGACAGCTGTTCTCAGTGGCTGAAGCAAGTAAAAATGAGACTGGTGGTGGTGAGGGCATTGAGGTACTCAAGAATGAGCCCTATGAAAAAGATGGTGAGAAAGGACAGTATACACACAAAATCTACCACCTAAAGAG TAAAGTCCCAGGATTTGTCAAGCTGTTAGCCCCTGAGGGCTCCTTGGTATTCCATGAAAAAGCCTGGAATGCCTACCCCTACTGCAAAACTA TTGTGACG AATGAGTATATGAAAGACAATTTCTTCATTAAGATTGAGACTTGGCACAAACCAGACCTTGGAACACAAGAAAAT GTGCACCAACTAGACAGTTCCACGTGGCAGGATGTAACTGTTGTGCCCATTGACATCGCAGACAGAAGTCAAGTGTCTACTGCT GACTACAAGCCAGATGAGGATCCTGCCAAGTTCAAGTCAGTTAAGACCGGCAGAGGACCCCTTGGGCCCACCTGGAAG AAAGAGCTGGTTAATAAGACTGACTGCCCAAGGATGTGTGCCTACAAACTGGTCACAGTCAAGTTCAAGTGGTGGGGCCTGCAGACCAAAGTGGAGAACTTCATCCATGAG CAAGAGAAGAGGATCTTCACTAACTTCCACCGCCAGCTCTTCTGTTGGATTGATAAGTGGGTGGAGCTGACTATGGATGATATCCGGCAGATGgaggcagagacacagagggagctGGACGAG CTTCGCAAACAGGGTGAAATACGAGGAACCAGTGCTGCAGACGAATGA
- the LOC122876659 gene encoding phosphatidylinositol transfer protein beta isoform isoform X1, whose amino-acid sequence MKTFHLVSVACVRHTREGGIALAYRLRQRRVVLPCSVEEYQVGQLFSVAEASKNETGGGEGIEVLKNEPYEKDGEKGQYTHKIYHLKSKVPGFVKLLAPEGSLVFHEKAWNAYPYCKTIVTNEYMKDNFFIKIETWHKPDLGTQENVHQLDSSTWQDVTVVPIDIADRSQVSTADYKPDEDPAKFKSVKTGRGPLGPTWKKELVNKTDCPRMCAYKLVTVKFKWWGLQTKVENFIHEQEKRIFTNFHRQLFCWIDKWVELTMDDIRQMEAETQRELDELRKQGEIRGTSAADE is encoded by the exons ATGAAAACTTTTCATCTTGTCTCAGTTGCCTGTGTCAGACACACGAGGGAGGGTGGGATTGCCCTGGCCTACCGGCTTCGACAGCG CCGTGTGGTTTTACCCTGTAGTGTTGAGGAG tatcaaGTTGGACAGCTGTTCTCAGTGGCTGAAGCAAGTAAAAATGAGACTGGTGGTGGTGAGGGCATTGAGGTACTCAAGAATGAGCCCTATGAAAAAGATGGTGAGAAAGGACAGTATACACACAAAATCTACCACCTAAAGAG TAAAGTCCCAGGATTTGTCAAGCTGTTAGCCCCTGAGGGCTCCTTGGTATTCCATGAAAAAGCCTGGAATGCCTACCCCTACTGCAAAACTA TTGTGACG AATGAGTATATGAAAGACAATTTCTTCATTAAGATTGAGACTTGGCACAAACCAGACCTTGGAACACAAGAAAAT GTGCACCAACTAGACAGTTCCACGTGGCAGGATGTAACTGTTGTGCCCATTGACATCGCAGACAGAAGTCAAGTGTCTACTGCT GACTACAAGCCAGATGAGGATCCTGCCAAGTTCAAGTCAGTTAAGACCGGCAGAGGACCCCTTGGGCCCACCTGGAAG AAAGAGCTGGTTAATAAGACTGACTGCCCAAGGATGTGTGCCTACAAACTGGTCACAGTCAAGTTCAAGTGGTGGGGCCTGCAGACCAAAGTGGAGAACTTCATCCATGAG CAAGAGAAGAGGATCTTCACTAACTTCCACCGCCAGCTCTTCTGTTGGATTGATAAGTGGGTGGAGCTGACTATGGATGATATCCGGCAGATGgaggcagagacacagagggagctGGACGAG CTTCGCAAACAGGGTGAAATACGAGGAACCAGTGCTGCAGACGAATGA
- the LOC122876659 gene encoding phosphatidylinositol transfer protein beta isoform isoform X2, which produces MKTFHLVSVACVRHTREGGIALAYRLRQRRVVLPCSVEEYQVGQLFSVAEASKNETGGGEGIEVLKNEPYEKDGEKGQYTHKIYHLKSKVPGFVKLLAPEGSLVFHEKAWNAYPYCKTIVTNEYMKDNFFIKIETWHKPDLGTQENVHQLDSSTWQDVTVVPIDIADRSQVSTADYKPDEDPAKFKSVKTGRGPLGPTWKKELVNKTDCPRMCAYKLVTVKFKWWGLQTKVENFIHEQEKRIFTNFHRQLFCWIDKWVELTMDDIRQMEAETQRELDEMRKQGSVRGTKAADK; this is translated from the exons ATGAAAACTTTTCATCTTGTCTCAGTTGCCTGTGTCAGACACACGAGGGAGGGTGGGATTGCCCTGGCCTACCGGCTTCGACAGCG CCGTGTGGTTTTACCCTGTAGTGTTGAGGAG tatcaaGTTGGACAGCTGTTCTCAGTGGCTGAAGCAAGTAAAAATGAGACTGGTGGTGGTGAGGGCATTGAGGTACTCAAGAATGAGCCCTATGAAAAAGATGGTGAGAAAGGACAGTATACACACAAAATCTACCACCTAAAGAG TAAAGTCCCAGGATTTGTCAAGCTGTTAGCCCCTGAGGGCTCCTTGGTATTCCATGAAAAAGCCTGGAATGCCTACCCCTACTGCAAAACTA TTGTGACG AATGAGTATATGAAAGACAATTTCTTCATTAAGATTGAGACTTGGCACAAACCAGACCTTGGAACACAAGAAAAT GTGCACCAACTAGACAGTTCCACGTGGCAGGATGTAACTGTTGTGCCCATTGACATCGCAGACAGAAGTCAAGTGTCTACTGCT GACTACAAGCCAGATGAGGATCCTGCCAAGTTCAAGTCAGTTAAGACCGGCAGAGGACCCCTTGGGCCCACCTGGAAG AAAGAGCTGGTTAATAAGACTGACTGCCCAAGGATGTGTGCCTACAAACTGGTCACAGTCAAGTTCAAGTGGTGGGGCCTGCAGACCAAAGTGGAGAACTTCATCCATGAG CAAGAGAAGAGGATCTTCACTAACTTCCACCGCCAGCTCTTCTGTTGGATTGATAAGTGGGTGGAGCTGACTATGGATGATATCCGGCAGATGgaggcagagacacagagggagctGGACGAG ATGCGTAAGCAGGGGTCTGTGCGAGGTACAAAGGCTGCAGACAAGTAG
- the LOC122876659 gene encoding phosphatidylinositol transfer protein beta isoform isoform X6 — MPYQVGQLFSVAEASKNETGGGEGIEVLKNEPYEKDGEKGQYTHKIYHLKSKVPGFVKLLAPEGSLVFHEKAWNAYPYCKTIVTNEYMKDNFFIKIETWHKPDLGTQENVHQLDSSTWQDVTVVPIDIADRSQVSTADYKPDEDPAKFKSVKTGRGPLGPTWKKELVNKTDCPRMCAYKLVTVKFKWWGLQTKVENFIHEQEKRIFTNFHRQLFCWIDKWVELTMDDIRQMEAETQRELDELRKQGEIRGTSAADE, encoded by the exons ATGCCA tatcaaGTTGGACAGCTGTTCTCAGTGGCTGAAGCAAGTAAAAATGAGACTGGTGGTGGTGAGGGCATTGAGGTACTCAAGAATGAGCCCTATGAAAAAGATGGTGAGAAAGGACAGTATACACACAAAATCTACCACCTAAAGAG TAAAGTCCCAGGATTTGTCAAGCTGTTAGCCCCTGAGGGCTCCTTGGTATTCCATGAAAAAGCCTGGAATGCCTACCCCTACTGCAAAACTA TTGTGACG AATGAGTATATGAAAGACAATTTCTTCATTAAGATTGAGACTTGGCACAAACCAGACCTTGGAACACAAGAAAAT GTGCACCAACTAGACAGTTCCACGTGGCAGGATGTAACTGTTGTGCCCATTGACATCGCAGACAGAAGTCAAGTGTCTACTGCT GACTACAAGCCAGATGAGGATCCTGCCAAGTTCAAGTCAGTTAAGACCGGCAGAGGACCCCTTGGGCCCACCTGGAAG AAAGAGCTGGTTAATAAGACTGACTGCCCAAGGATGTGTGCCTACAAACTGGTCACAGTCAAGTTCAAGTGGTGGGGCCTGCAGACCAAAGTGGAGAACTTCATCCATGAG CAAGAGAAGAGGATCTTCACTAACTTCCACCGCCAGCTCTTCTGTTGGATTGATAAGTGGGTGGAGCTGACTATGGATGATATCCGGCAGATGgaggcagagacacagagggagctGGACGAG CTTCGCAAACAGGGTGAAATACGAGGAACCAGTGCTGCAGACGAATGA